In Candidatus Zixiibacteriota bacterium, one DNA window encodes the following:
- a CDS encoding glucose-6-phosphate dehydrogenase assembly protein OpcA: MSLAPITPYSDQADSLPVNAEAIERRLHEIWRQIGSEPVSGELPIKVCLATCIIVTDTEGRSEAEELASQIARLHPSRILLVTVDDSVSEYTAYVATSCTRDPETHQTRCWEIIQIRSDQKSVCYLPGAVRSLVVESVPVVVVDYRPFQTTPELDATLARLTDFSFINAEVVPATLDRNTAMPFRWYRTFPARQLLGELFAAVRAKSPALLPVQFSFKRHEGNGSCTDLLFAWVLYRLSERGEITWNDRGVDVHLGDDVIRLVWREAGLLSEDLIEILFDNGSQASLLRSGRSDSSDVEYEAVYEHLALTRRLAEFPVSQYVISSLTDTAEFDEYTATCRVMMQYQIE, translated from the coding sequence ATGAGCCTGGCGCCGATCACACCGTATTCCGACCAGGCCGACAGCCTGCCGGTGAATGCAGAGGCCATCGAGCGACGTCTTCACGAGATCTGGCGCCAGATCGGTTCCGAACCGGTGTCTGGTGAGTTGCCGATCAAGGTCTGTCTGGCCACGTGCATCATTGTCACCGACACCGAGGGCCGTAGCGAAGCAGAAGAGTTGGCATCGCAGATCGCCCGTCTGCATCCGTCGCGTATCCTCCTGGTCACTGTCGATGACTCTGTTAGTGAATACACGGCGTACGTAGCCACTAGTTGTACCCGTGACCCGGAGACTCACCAGACGCGCTGCTGGGAGATAATTCAGATACGTTCCGATCAAAAGAGTGTGTGCTATTTGCCAGGAGCGGTCCGGTCACTGGTAGTGGAGTCGGTACCGGTGGTCGTTGTCGATTATCGTCCGTTCCAGACGACACCGGAGCTCGATGCCACCCTGGCCAGACTGACTGACTTCTCGTTCATCAACGCGGAAGTCGTGCCGGCCACGCTTGATAGAAACACTGCCATGCCGTTCCGGTGGTATCGCACGTTTCCGGCGCGTCAACTGCTTGGGGAGCTTTTTGCGGCCGTCCGCGCCAAGTCCCCCGCGTTGCTCCCGGTCCAGTTCTCATTCAAGAGACACGAGGGGAATGGCAGTTGTACGGACCTGCTTTTTGCCTGGGTGTTGTACCGACTGAGCGAGCGAGGCGAGATTACATGGAACGACCGTGGGGTTGATGTACATCTGGGGGACGACGTCATTCGCCTGGTCTGGCGCGAGGCCGGCCTGCTGAGTGAGGATCTTATTGAGATCTTGTTTGACAACGGCAGCCAGGCCTCGCTGTTGCGAAGTGGCCGGTCCGATAGTTCCGATGTCGAATATGAAGCGGTATATGAACATCTGGCTCTGACACGGCGGCTGGCCGAGTTTCCCGTAAGCCAATATGTCATCAGCTCGCTGACCGACACGGCTGAGTTCGATGAGTATACGGCAACCTGTCGAGTCATGATGCAATATCAAATAGAATAG
- the gnd gene encoding phosphogluconate dehydrogenase (NAD(+)-dependent, decarboxylating) produces MTVGFVGLGKMGLNMVTRLQQGGHQVVAFNRSRPPVDEAVKVGAIGASSLADMVSKLAPKRVVWVMVPSGDATETVIFDLVPLLSPGDILIDGGNSNFHDTKRRSSTLAQKGITMLDAGTSGGIWGLKVGYCLMVGGDAAACAHVEPIFRTLAPTDGYLRAGESGAGHYVKMIHNGIEYGMMQAYAEGFEILKASEYNVDLAAVAKLWNHGSVVRSWLLELAQRAFEDDPQLERLRGYVADSGEGRWTVQEAIDRDVPAVTLAYALMARFRSRQDDSFGAKVLAALRNQFGGHAVKEK; encoded by the coding sequence ATGACAGTAGGATTCGTAGGTCTCGGCAAGATGGGTCTCAATATGGTGACCCGCCTCCAACAGGGCGGACACCAGGTTGTTGCGTTCAACAGGAGCCGCCCGCCGGTTGACGAAGCGGTCAAAGTTGGCGCTATCGGAGCATCGTCGCTTGCGGACATGGTTTCCAAGCTGGCCCCGAAACGCGTGGTCTGGGTAATGGTGCCATCGGGCGATGCCACCGAAACCGTGATCTTCGACCTAGTTCCATTGTTGTCACCGGGAGATATTCTCATCGACGGCGGCAACAGCAACTTTCACGACACCAAGCGTCGGTCGTCGACGCTGGCACAGAAGGGTATCACGATGCTGGATGCCGGGACGTCGGGTGGCATCTGGGGGCTGAAGGTTGGGTACTGCCTGATGGTGGGCGGCGATGCCGCGGCTTGTGCGCATGTAGAGCCGATATTCAGAACGCTCGCGCCGACCGATGGTTATCTCCGCGCCGGGGAGTCGGGGGCGGGACACTATGTCAAGATGATCCACAACGGAATCGAATACGGAATGATGCAGGCGTACGCCGAGGGATTTGAGATCCTGAAAGCATCCGAGTACAATGTCGATCTGGCGGCAGTGGCAAAACTGTGGAATCATGGGTCGGTGGTGCGGTCGTGGCTTCTGGAGTTGGCGCAACGAGCGTTCGAAGATGACCCGCAGCTTGAAAGGCTGCGCGGGTATGTCGCCGATTCGGGCGAGGGGAGATGGACCGTTCAGGAGGCGATCGACCGTGACGTACCGGCTGTCACGCTCGCGTATGCGTTGATGGCGCGATTCCGCTCTCGACAGGATGATTCCTTCGGGGCCAAAGTGCTCGCCGCGCTCCGCAATCAGTTTGGTGGGCATGCCGTCAAGGAGAAATAA
- the rpe gene encoding ribulose-phosphate 3-epimerase: MVQIAPSVLGADFARLGEEITSAEKAGIRMFHLDIMDGHFVPNISFGPAVVRTVDKLTDRFLDVHLMLSEPEKYFEPFALAGADNITFHLEVHPDPIAMSEQVKKLGVKAGISINPDTSIERVLPYLGHFDYLLIMSVFPGFGGQQFMPSALAKIASARKYVDQNHLGTLIEVDGGVDGSTALEVMRHGADILVMGTAFFRQQDRKQFVESILHRVQS; the protein is encoded by the coding sequence ATGGTTCAAATAGCGCCGTCGGTCCTGGGGGCGGACTTCGCCCGGCTTGGAGAAGAGATCACCAGCGCCGAAAAAGCCGGTATCCGGATGTTTCATCTGGATATCATGGATGGGCATTTCGTGCCGAACATTTCATTCGGACCGGCGGTAGTCAGAACCGTAGACAAGCTGACGGATCGGTTCCTTGATGTTCACCTGATGCTTTCCGAACCGGAGAAGTACTTCGAACCGTTTGCGCTGGCCGGAGCCGACAACATCACGTTTCATCTGGAGGTGCACCCTGACCCTATCGCCATGTCGGAGCAGGTGAAAAAGCTGGGTGTGAAGGCCGGCATATCCATTAATCCGGATACGTCCATCGAGCGTGTGCTGCCGTATTTGGGGCATTTCGATTATCTGCTGATCATGTCCGTGTTTCCGGGGTTCGGCGGTCAGCAGTTCATGCCGTCGGCGCTTGCCAAGATCGCGTCGGCGAGAAAGTATGTCGATCAAAACCACCTCGGCACGCTGATCGAAGTGGATGGGGGAGTAGATGGGTCCACGGCACTGGAGGTAATGCGGCACGGTGCCGACATACTGGTGATGGGAACAGCCTTTTTCCGGCAGCAGGATCGCAAACAATTCGTCGAGTCCATACTACACAGAGTACAAAGTTAA
- a CDS encoding glucose-6-phosphate isomerase produces the protein MKNRSSLEVTAGPIAKEFNRLLSRGVKTQLVPRIMGRDAAVFTTNAATRKLIVNRLGWTDVASSMRGRVVEIERFGRQVFADGIRHVVLAGMGGSSLCPEVFKLMFGKHPKLASFDVLDATDPVAVGRLALKLDLHRSLFIIASKSGGTIETRSHEAFFLDLLAREGIRNIGKHFVAITDKGSNLEKFARRRKYRKVFVNPSDIGGRYSALSFFGLVPGFLAGVDLTKLLVDAVSMENILRERIDESNPALILGAALAAGARGGRDKLTFRASSKAAPLIPWIEQLIAESTGKKGKGIVPIEAEPMLDAKKYGKDRVFVALRMAGERPPVPGSVGDLLPRLDLVIGDRSQLGSQFLLWEAATAVAGYSLDINPFDEPNVTESKENTKRILAGLEKTGRFPFDRAGDMIARHEHEAVRVIRKHLRSIRPPAYVTFLCYFPSDKNTEDSLAKIRGLVSGRTKVATLRGYGPRYLHSIGQLYKGGPKEGLFVVLLREEYSDLVIPGQSFGFGQLIRAQALGDAQALIKRKFPTLVLAIDGEPADGLKSLLGLVRKALN, from the coding sequence ATGAAAAACCGAAGTTCGCTTGAGGTGACCGCCGGCCCGATCGCTAAGGAGTTCAACCGGCTGTTATCGAGGGGTGTAAAGACCCAACTCGTCCCTCGCATAATGGGTCGAGACGCCGCCGTGTTCACCACCAATGCTGCCACCAGAAAACTCATTGTGAATCGACTGGGGTGGACCGATGTTGCGTCGTCGATGCGGGGTCGGGTCGTTGAGATAGAACGATTCGGCCGGCAGGTGTTCGCCGACGGCATCAGGCACGTGGTGCTGGCCGGGATGGGGGGATCGTCACTGTGTCCCGAGGTATTCAAACTGATGTTCGGCAAGCACCCGAAACTCGCGTCATTTGATGTCCTCGATGCCACTGACCCGGTGGCTGTCGGACGTCTGGCACTGAAGCTTGATCTGCACAGGTCGCTGTTCATCATTGCGTCGAAATCGGGCGGCACGATCGAGACCCGCTCGCACGAAGCGTTCTTTCTGGACCTGCTGGCACGTGAAGGGATCAGGAATATTGGGAAGCACTTTGTGGCGATAACCGACAAGGGTAGCAATCTGGAGAAATTCGCGCGGCGACGCAAGTACCGAAAAGTGTTTGTGAATCCGTCGGATATCGGCGGACGCTACTCCGCGCTGTCATTTTTCGGACTGGTACCGGGATTCCTTGCAGGTGTGGACCTGACAAAGCTGCTCGTTGACGCGGTATCGATGGAGAACATCCTCCGCGAACGAATCGATGAATCCAACCCGGCGCTTATCCTTGGCGCGGCACTGGCCGCTGGAGCAAGAGGCGGGCGTGACAAGTTGACTTTCCGGGCATCGTCTAAGGCAGCTCCCCTGATTCCCTGGATTGAGCAGTTGATCGCCGAATCGACCGGCAAGAAGGGGAAGGGGATCGTGCCGATTGAAGCAGAGCCGATGCTTGATGCGAAGAAATATGGTAAGGACAGAGTATTCGTCGCGCTGAGAATGGCGGGAGAGCGCCCGCCGGTCCCAGGATCGGTTGGCGATTTGTTGCCACGGCTTGATCTTGTAATAGGTGATCGTTCCCAGTTGGGTAGTCAGTTCCTCCTCTGGGAGGCGGCTACAGCCGTCGCGGGTTATTCCCTTGACATCAATCCGTTCGATGAACCGAACGTGACCGAGAGCAAGGAAAACACGAAACGGATTCTGGCCGGGCTGGAGAAAACCGGGCGGTTTCCATTCGATCGCGCTGGTGACATGATCGCGCGGCACGAGCATGAAGCGGTGCGCGTGATTCGCAAACATCTTCGTTCCATCCGACCTCCGGCCTATGTGACATTCCTTTGTTATTTCCCCTCGGACAAGAACACCGAAGATTCACTCGCGAAGATCAGGGGGCTGGTGTCTGGTCGTACCAAAGTCGCGACGCTCCGTGGCTACGGCCCTCGGTACTTACACTCGATCGGTCAGCTCTATAAGGGAGGACCCAAAGAGGGGCTCTTTGTCGTTTTGCTGCGTGAAGAGTATTCTGACCTGGTGATCCCGGGTCAATCGTTCGGCTTTGGCCAGTTGATCAGAGCCCAGGCACTGGGTGACGCCCAGGCACTTATCAAACGGAAATTCCCTACGCTGGTGCTCGCGATCGACGGCGAGCCTGCCGACGGGCTGAAATCGTTACTGGGTCTGGTCCGCAAGGCACTCAACTGA
- a CDS encoding transketolase: protein MFDSWRGFTEKSLSPDWRRTLTEKARQARGEIIKMTTVAASGHPGGSMSSLEMYLLLYHFAKVDPKDPYRDDRDRVIISHGHTSPGAYCALASAGFFDIYPALHGFRQAGSPFEGHVERSVPGIEWDTGNLGQGLSVGCGKALYARLSGKNFHTYVMMGDGEQQKGQIAEARRFALKYKLSRLTALVDFNRLQISGKVTDIMPQAIRANWESDGWTVVEVDAHDLDQVYTALFNATHAGGVPVMILAHSVMGKGVSFMENDENYHGAALSVDLARKAFVELGGTSDDLDELIARRKQGPPSPFQVKRPAYPKVESGKPITYSSDDKLDNRSAFGKALVSVAEANMAGQGFVMGVFDCDLAKSVKLDGFAKRFPAVFHQCGITEHSTAAMAGAFSSEQVVAVWADFGVFGIDETYNQARLNDINHSNLKLFCTHSGVMVGEDGKTHQCIDYFALLNSTFGWKVITPADPNQTDRVVRYVLSVPGNYAVIMGRSVAPIITDESGRAYFGDTYEYRYGRTERLRLGEQVALVSAGNILPTALQAWTSLETEGIRITLISLSDWSDLHHDDLIAIARYPNVIVLEDHNVKTGLGNAIAASLFEMGISTRLIRMGVTKYASSGKPDELYKLLGIDAASVASKVRSLLIESGVSR, encoded by the coding sequence ATGTTTGATTCATGGCGCGGATTCACCGAGAAGTCACTGTCGCCTGACTGGCGCCGCACTCTCACCGAAAAGGCGCGTCAGGCACGCGGCGAGATCATCAAGATGACCACGGTGGCCGCCTCCGGGCATCCGGGCGGCTCCATGTCGTCGTTGGAGATGTACCTTCTGCTGTATCACTTTGCAAAGGTCGATCCTAAGGATCCGTATCGCGATGATCGCGACCGCGTGATTATCTCACACGGTCACACGTCGCCGGGTGCGTATTGTGCACTTGCGTCGGCCGGATTTTTCGACATATACCCAGCCCTGCACGGTTTTCGACAGGCCGGTTCGCCATTTGAGGGACATGTCGAACGCTCAGTTCCGGGTATCGAATGGGATACCGGCAATCTGGGCCAGGGGCTTTCGGTTGGATGCGGCAAGGCTCTCTACGCTCGCCTGTCAGGCAAGAATTTTCACACTTATGTGATGATGGGGGACGGCGAGCAGCAAAAAGGGCAGATCGCTGAGGCGCGTCGATTCGCGCTGAAATACAAACTCTCGCGACTCACGGCGCTGGTCGATTTCAATAGACTGCAGATTTCCGGTAAGGTCACAGACATTATGCCTCAGGCCATCCGCGCGAATTGGGAATCGGACGGCTGGACCGTGGTTGAAGTTGACGCTCACGATCTCGATCAGGTCTACACAGCGCTGTTCAACGCCACCCATGCCGGTGGTGTACCGGTCATGATCCTGGCGCATTCCGTGATGGGGAAGGGGGTTTCGTTCATGGAGAACGACGAAAATTATCACGGCGCGGCGCTCTCGGTGGACCTGGCGAGGAAAGCCTTTGTAGAACTTGGCGGAACCTCCGATGATCTCGACGAGCTGATAGCTCGTCGCAAGCAGGGGCCGCCCTCACCGTTTCAGGTCAAACGGCCTGCGTATCCAAAGGTCGAGTCGGGAAAGCCAATTACCTACTCATCCGATGATAAGCTGGATAACCGGAGCGCGTTCGGAAAAGCACTGGTATCGGTGGCCGAAGCCAACATGGCTGGGCAGGGATTTGTCATGGGGGTGTTCGATTGCGACCTGGCCAAATCAGTAAAGCTCGATGGTTTCGCCAAGCGATTTCCCGCCGTATTTCATCAATGCGGTATCACAGAACACAGCACCGCGGCGATGGCCGGGGCATTTTCGAGCGAGCAGGTGGTCGCGGTCTGGGCGGACTTTGGCGTGTTCGGTATCGATGAAACCTACAACCAGGCGCGTCTCAACGATATCAACCACTCAAATCTCAAGCTGTTCTGCACGCACTCCGGTGTCATGGTGGGTGAAGACGGTAAGACCCACCAGTGTATCGATTATTTCGCGTTGCTCAATTCTACGTTCGGATGGAAGGTCATTACGCCGGCCGATCCGAACCAGACCGACCGGGTGGTGCGGTATGTCCTGTCGGTCCCTGGTAACTATGCCGTGATTATGGGGCGCTCGGTCGCGCCGATCATCACCGATGAGTCCGGACGGGCATACTTCGGTGACACGTATGAATACCGATACGGCCGCACGGAGCGATTGCGACTCGGCGAGCAAGTGGCGCTCGTATCGGCAGGGAACATATTGCCGACAGCGCTCCAGGCGTGGACATCCCTTGAAACCGAAGGGATCCGGATCACACTAATCAGTCTGTCTGACTGGTCCGACCTGCATCATGACGACCTTATAGCGATCGCGCGCTACCCGAACGTTATCGTACTGGAAGACCACAACGTCAAGACCGGTCTCGGGAATGCGATAGCGGCTTCCCTTTTTGAGATGGGGATCAGCACGCGACTCATTAGAATGGGGGTGACGAAGTACGCGTCGTCCGGCAAGCCTGATGAGTTGTACAAGCTGCTGGGAATCGATGCTGCCTCGGTGGCCTCGAAAGTTCGTTCACTTCTGATCGAAAGTGGTGTGTCGCGATGA
- a CDS encoding heavy metal-binding domain-containing protein: MLVTTTNVIEGRRVVRYLGLVSGEAIMGANILKDIFAGIRDIVGGRSQAYEQELSKAKTIALEEMQARAAQLGANAVIAVDLDYETVGSNGSMLMVSASGTAVVLE, encoded by the coding sequence ATGCTTGTCACTACCACCAACGTAATCGAAGGAAGAAGAGTGGTTCGTTACCTTGGTCTCGTGTCAGGGGAGGCGATCATGGGGGCCAATATCCTGAAGGACATTTTTGCCGGTATCCGAGACATCGTGGGGGGCCGTTCCCAGGCGTATGAGCAGGAGTTGAGCAAGGCCAAAACGATCGCCCTCGAAGAGATGCAGGCGCGCGCGGCCCAGTTGGGCGCGAATGCCGTCATTGCCGTCGACCTGGACTATGAAACGGTCGGCTCGAACGGCAGTATGTTGATGGTAAGCGCCAGCGGCACGGCAGTGGTCCTGGAATGA
- the zwf gene encoding glucose-6-phosphate dehydrogenase, translating to MSAVKETFGNPFSSQFMRMRQAGPFHLVIFGASGDLTQRKLIPALFNLFLDGYAADQFSIVGFARREKSDEQFRAEMGASVRQYSRRQPESEEQLQQFLAHLHYVSGSFENEAGYYHLKDRLKALCLSYQMPSNALFYLATPPDAFPDIIRNLHRGGLVSPVFDVDGWTRIVVEKPFGRDTATAWELNGTIHAAFRERQVYRIDHYLGKETVQNILVFRLGNSIFEPLWNRRYIDHVQITVAESLGVGSRAGYFEQAGIIRDMIQSHILQVFTLIAMEPPATFDATAIRDEKVKVLKSLHLPSPEQVPFQVVRGQYSPGSLGGEPVPGYLQEAGIAPNSSTETYVALKLTIDNWRWSGVPFYIRTGKRLPKRVTDVAIVFKEPPHMIFDEAGRGSRHTNLLRLRLQPQEGISLSFGAKAPGPTVKVAPVHMDFMYASSFGASSTEAYERLILDALTGDSTLFAREDEVELSWSLVDRIVANWQSTKLHSYSAGGWGPEAADDLLKRDARDWLRL from the coding sequence ATGTCCGCCGTCAAGGAGACATTCGGCAACCCATTCTCCAGTCAGTTCATGCGAATGCGCCAGGCGGGGCCGTTCCACCTGGTTATCTTCGGCGCTTCCGGCGATCTGACGCAGCGCAAATTGATCCCGGCCCTTTTCAATCTGTTCCTGGATGGATACGCCGCGGACCAGTTTTCGATAGTCGGCTTTGCCCGACGCGAAAAATCAGACGAGCAGTTCCGTGCCGAAATGGGCGCAAGCGTTCGCCAGTATTCCCGGCGCCAGCCGGAATCCGAAGAACAATTGCAGCAGTTTCTGGCTCATCTGCATTATGTATCGGGATCGTTCGAGAACGAGGCCGGCTACTATCATTTGAAAGATCGTCTCAAGGCACTGTGTCTATCCTATCAGATGCCTTCAAACGCGCTCTTCTATCTGGCCACCCCGCCTGATGCGTTTCCTGACATCATTAGGAATCTCCATCGGGGCGGACTGGTCAGTCCGGTATTTGATGTGGACGGCTGGACACGAATAGTTGTAGAGAAACCATTCGGGCGAGACACCGCGACAGCATGGGAGCTCAACGGTACGATTCACGCTGCGTTTCGCGAGCGGCAGGTATATCGAATAGATCATTACCTGGGTAAAGAGACTGTCCAGAATATCCTGGTGTTTCGGCTGGGAAATTCGATTTTCGAACCGCTCTGGAATCGCCGTTATATCGACCACGTGCAGATAACCGTGGCGGAATCGCTTGGGGTCGGCTCACGGGCGGGTTATTTCGAGCAAGCGGGTATCATACGGGACATGATCCAGTCTCATATTCTGCAGGTGTTCACGCTTATCGCCATGGAGCCACCCGCCACGTTCGATGCCACCGCCATCCGCGATGAAAAGGTGAAGGTGCTGAAGTCGCTGCATTTGCCGTCACCAGAACAGGTACCGTTTCAGGTTGTGCGCGGCCAGTATTCACCCGGCTCGCTTGGCGGTGAACCGGTGCCGGGATATCTTCAGGAGGCGGGGATCGCTCCCAATTCGTCGACCGAGACATATGTGGCGTTGAAGCTGACGATAGACAACTGGCGCTGGTCCGGCGTGCCGTTTTACATCCGGACCGGCAAACGACTGCCCAAGCGAGTTACCGATGTGGCGATAGTCTTCAAAGAGCCGCCGCACATGATCTTCGACGAGGCCGGCCGCGGCTCTCGTCACACCAACTTGCTGCGACTTCGCCTCCAGCCCCAAGAGGGCATTTCACTGTCCTTTGGCGCCAAGGCGCCGGGGCCGACTGTTAAAGTCGCGCCGGTGCACATGGATTTTATGTATGCCAGTTCGTTTGGGGCATCTTCCACTGAAGCATATGAGCGACTGATACTCGACGCGCTCACCGGCGACTCGACCCTCTTTGCGCGTGAGGATGAGGTGGAGCTGTCCTGGAGTCTTGTGGACCGCATCGTCGCGAACTGGCAGAGTACCAAACTCCACTCTTATTCCGCAGGGGGGTGGGGACCGGAGGCGGCCGACGACCTCCTCAAGCGTGACGCGCGTGACTGGTTGCGGTTATGA
- the queG gene encoding tRNA epoxyqueuosine(34) reductase QueG yields MLNSVRVKELAFAAGFDLCGITTPEVIPEAKERLLAWLESGYHGEMSYMAKEPERRYDPQKVMKSVRSIIVLGLNYFQKNNAETADDHGRVSRYARGRDYHKVIAARIKKLVGMLEQEDAHDVPAIRWFVDYGPLLERAYAEKAGLGYIGRNSMLINHQFGSWFFLAEILTDAGLEADIPKAFVHGRCGKCRRCIEACPTGAIVGDKTIDATKCISYLTIERPSQIPNALASEMGDLIFGCDICQEVCPHNGRAVVTGHDEFLPPNGVGEFLDARKVLALQSREAFLKLTAGTPLTRPKEDGLKRNASIVLANRKSSS; encoded by the coding sequence ATGCTCAATTCAGTGCGCGTGAAAGAGTTGGCGTTTGCAGCGGGGTTCGATCTGTGCGGCATTACTACGCCCGAAGTGATACCTGAGGCAAAGGAACGACTGCTGGCATGGCTGGAGTCCGGATACCATGGCGAGATGAGCTATATGGCAAAGGAGCCGGAGCGACGTTATGACCCGCAAAAGGTGATGAAGTCGGTTCGCTCGATCATTGTGCTTGGACTGAATTACTTTCAGAAGAATAACGCGGAAACGGCAGACGATCATGGGCGGGTTTCGCGATATGCACGGGGGAGAGACTATCACAAGGTCATTGCCGCCAGGATCAAGAAGTTGGTCGGGATGCTCGAGCAGGAGGACGCACACGATGTTCCGGCCATCCGATGGTTTGTCGACTATGGCCCCTTGTTGGAACGCGCCTACGCCGAAAAAGCCGGGCTTGGGTATATCGGGCGAAATAGCATGCTCATTAATCACCAGTTCGGTTCTTGGTTCTTTCTCGCCGAGATTCTGACCGATGCCGGGTTGGAGGCCGATATTCCGAAGGCGTTCGTTCATGGACGGTGCGGAAAGTGTCGTCGCTGTATTGAAGCCTGCCCCACGGGTGCAATCGTGGGAGACAAGACGATCGACGCCACGAAGTGCATATCGTATTTGACAATCGAGCGGCCATCGCAGATTCCGAATGCATTGGCGTCGGAAATGGGAGACCTGATCTTTGGCTGCGATATCTGCCAGGAGGTATGTCCGCACAACGGACGCGCCGTGGTCACCGGGCACGATGAGTTCCTGCCACCGAACGGGGTGGGAGAGTTTCTGGATGCGCGGAAAGTACTGGCGCTGCAATCGAGAGAGGCATTCCTCAAGCTCACCGCCGGAACTCCATTGACCAGGCCAAAGGAGGACGGGCTGAAACGGAATGCGAGCATCGTGCTGGCGAATCGCAAGTCGTCGTCATAG
- the pgl gene encoding 6-phosphogluconolactonase, translating to MREVLVYRSAEALAEGAASLLLDALNVHVVPPRFAIALSGGDTPKAIYHTMAKRQEASALFNEKVELFFSDERAVPPDHDQSNYGVARKYLLGPLSIRPEIVHRIQGEATDPAAEAARYEREIRGVVKAAANGIPCFDLVMLGMGEDGHTASLFPDSYHSVPAADLVVAPFVTAAGSYRISFNLSLINASRQVLFLVAGAKKAHMLKKVLCGEANAYIPPAAKVKAERTVWLLDAEAASQLDRRIVSVKEVS from the coding sequence GTGAGAGAAGTACTTGTATACCGTTCGGCCGAGGCCCTGGCTGAAGGCGCTGCATCCTTGCTCCTTGATGCCCTGAATGTTCACGTCGTACCTCCGCGCTTTGCTATCGCACTGTCAGGCGGGGACACCCCCAAGGCGATCTATCACACAATGGCGAAACGCCAAGAGGCCTCGGCGCTTTTCAATGAGAAAGTGGAGTTGTTCTTTTCCGATGAGCGGGCTGTCCCGCCCGACCACGATCAGAGTAATTACGGGGTTGCCCGGAAATACCTGCTGGGACCGCTGTCGATCCGCCCCGAGATCGTTCATCGAATTCAGGGAGAAGCAACCGACCCGGCGGCAGAGGCGGCCCGCTACGAGCGTGAGATTCGCGGGGTGGTGAAAGCTGCGGCCAATGGGATTCCTTGTTTTGACCTGGTAATGCTCGGCATGGGGGAAGACGGCCACACGGCGTCGCTGTTTCCCGATTCGTATCATTCCGTTCCGGCTGCCGATCTGGTGGTGGCGCCCTTTGTGACCGCCGCAGGAAGTTACCGCATCTCCTTTAATCTCAGCCTGATAAACGCCAGCCGGCAAGTGCTGTTTCTTGTCGCCGGTGCAAAGAAAGCGCACATGTTGAAAAAGGTGTTGTGCGGCGAAGCAAACGCATATATACCTCCTGCGGCGAAAGTGAAGGCCGAACGAACAGTCTGGTTGCTTGACGCTGAGGCCGCATCGCAGTTGGATCGTCGGATCGTCTCAGTCAAGGAAGTGTCATGA